In Microcoleus sp. FACHB-831, the following proteins share a genomic window:
- a CDS encoding sedoheptulose 7-phosphate cyclase has product MSIVRTKLEATENAFHVESYEKIEYSLVYVDGVFDIQNSEIADSYKKFGRCLAVVDANVNRLYGEKIQSYFQHYNIDLRLFPIYIPELDKNLKTVEKIVDAFAEFGLVRKEPVLVVGGGLITDVAGFACSSYHRSSNYIRIPTTLIGLIDASVAIKVAVNHKKLKNRLGAYHASQKVILDFSFLGTLPTAQVRNGMAELVKIAVVSEGEVFELLEKYGEQLLHTHFGYVDATPEIQEIGHQLNYKAIKRMLELEVPNLHELELDRIIAYGHTWSPTLELAPRVLLYHGHAVNIDMAFSATIAHKRGYITTQERDRILGLMSRLGLSLDHPLLDIDLLWRATESITKTRDGKQRAAMPCPIGSCFFANDLTRQELEEALAIHKRLCANYPRGGAGIDAYVESEQVESELPELVGSGV; this is encoded by the coding sequence ATGAGTATTGTCCGAACAAAGCTAGAAGCTACCGAAAACGCATTTCACGTTGAGAGCTACGAAAAAATTGAATACAGCCTCGTCTACGTGGATGGTGTTTTCGATATTCAGAATTCAGAAATTGCCGACAGCTACAAGAAATTTGGGCGCTGCCTTGCAGTTGTTGATGCCAATGTCAATCGCTTGTACGGTGAGAAAATCCAGTCTTATTTCCAACATTACAACATCGATCTCAGGTTATTTCCTATCTATATTCCCGAACTCGACAAAAATCTGAAGACGGTAGAGAAAATTGTTGATGCTTTTGCGGAATTTGGATTAGTTCGCAAAGAGCCAGTGTTGGTGGTTGGAGGCGGCTTAATTACTGATGTAGCAGGTTTTGCCTGTTCTAGCTACCATCGTAGCAGTAACTATATTCGCATTCCCACTACTTTAATCGGGTTAATTGATGCCAGCGTAGCAATCAAAGTGGCAGTCAATCACAAGAAACTAAAAAATCGCCTGGGTGCTTATCACGCTTCTCAAAAAGTTATCCTTGATTTTTCGTTTCTAGGTACCTTGCCAACAGCTCAAGTCCGCAATGGAATGGCAGAATTAGTGAAAATTGCTGTTGTTTCCGAAGGGGAAGTTTTTGAGTTGTTGGAGAAGTATGGCGAACAACTGCTGCATACCCATTTTGGCTATGTGGACGCAACTCCAGAAATTCAAGAGATAGGTCATCAGCTTAACTATAAGGCGATTAAACGAATGCTAGAGTTGGAAGTCCCCAACCTGCACGAGTTGGAACTAGACCGCATTATTGCTTACGGTCATACCTGGAGTCCCACGCTGGAACTTGCACCCCGCGTACTTTTGTATCACGGTCATGCGGTGAATATTGATATGGCATTCTCAGCCACAATTGCTCATAAACGGGGATATATCACCACCCAAGAACGCGATCGCATCCTGGGATTAATGAGTCGCCTGGGTTTATCACTTGACCATCCCCTCCTCGACATCGATCTGCTGTGGCGTGCAACAGAGTCTATTACCAAGACGCGGGATGGCAAACAACGCGCCGCCATGCCTTGTCCCATCGGTAGTTGCTTCTTCGCCAACGATCTAACGCGGCAAGAACTGGAAGAAGCGCTTGCTATTCACAAGCGTCTGTGTGCCAACTACCCTCGCGGTGGTGCGGGTATTGACGCTTACGTGGAAAGCGAGCAAGTCGAAAGCGAACTACCTGAATTAGTTGGGAGTGGAGTATGA